Proteins encoded together in one Deinococcus radiopugnans ATCC 19172 window:
- the folE gene encoding GTP cyclohydrolase I FolE — protein sequence MQEELELPGLSALTGQWLAAVGEDPQREGLLKTPHRVAKAWNFLTDGYRMTLEEAAGNAVFEAEGSEMVIVKDIEFYSMCEHHMLPFYGRAHIAYIPDGKILGLSKFARIVDLYSRRLQVQERITTQLADAVQELLDPKGVAVLMEGTHLCMAMRGVQKQNSSTTTSAMRGVFRDDPRTRGEFMSAVQTTLRSR from the coding sequence ATGCAAGAAGAGCTGGAACTGCCTGGCCTGAGCGCCCTGACCGGGCAGTGGCTGGCGGCAGTGGGCGAGGATCCGCAGCGCGAGGGCCTCTTGAAGACCCCCCACCGCGTGGCCAAGGCCTGGAACTTCCTGACCGACGGCTACCGCATGACGCTGGAGGAGGCCGCCGGAAACGCCGTCTTCGAGGCCGAGGGCAGCGAGATGGTGATCGTCAAGGACATCGAGTTCTACTCCATGTGCGAGCATCACATGCTGCCCTTCTACGGCCGTGCGCACATCGCCTATATCCCCGACGGGAAGATTCTGGGCTTGAGCAAGTTCGCGCGCATCGTGGACCTGTATTCCCGCCGCCTGCAGGTGCAGGAGCGCATCACCACGCAACTGGCCGACGCCGTTCAGGAACTGCTGGACCCCAAGGGCGTGGCCGTGCTGATGGAAGGCACCCATCTGTGCATGGCGATGCGCGGCGTGCAGAAGCAGAACTCGTCCACCACCACCAGCGCCATGCGCGGCGTGTTCCGCGACGACCCGCGCACCCGCGGCGAGTTCATGAGTGCGGTGCAGACAACGTTGCGTTCGCGCTGA
- the thrS gene encoding threonine--tRNA ligase: protein MHVSLPDGKQLELPQGATALDAAQAIGPRLAQDALAATANGVLTDLQTPLPDGAEISLITKKNPGQAQSVFRHSLGHAMSQAVGEYYERKGYPREAVKRGVGPSIENGFYQDFDLPEPLSEEELPEIEKIMREIIGRGLDITRSEVSKAQALEQFGFDPYKVELISELPDDQPITFYTQGDYVDLCRGPHFPNTGKLPTAFKLTSTSGAYWRGNEKNPILQRVYGVAFASQKELDEYLERLEEAKRRDHRKLGRELELFTIDPLVGKGLPLWLPNGTILREELAAFLKEQQFQRGYQGVITPNIGNLELYKTSGHYQNYSDSNFSPITVDDEQYMLKPMNCPHHVRIYDSKPRSYRDLPVRLAEFGTVYRYEQSGELNGLTRVRGFTQDDAHIFCRPDQLKKEFLDVLDLTVLVLRTFGMNDVRFRVGTRDPEDDKYVGDAANWQLAEDQIIQAVEEVGLPYSIEPGDAAFYGPKLDFVVKDVLGREWQLGTIQVDYNLPERFDISYVGEDGQDHRPVMIHRAPFGSLERFVGILIEHYAGDFPLWLAPRQIAIVPIADRHNAYAEELRAELHAAGLRAEVDDSSNRMQAKVRNAELSKIPMILVVGDKEQEARQVSTRERWPDGHRERKGVPFDELKTELLERYKSRS, encoded by the coding sequence ATGCACGTTTCTCTTCCCGATGGAAAACAACTGGAATTACCGCAGGGCGCCACCGCCCTCGACGCCGCACAGGCGATTGGCCCCCGGCTGGCCCAGGACGCCCTGGCCGCCACCGCCAACGGCGTGCTGACCGATTTGCAGACCCCGCTGCCCGACGGCGCCGAGATCAGCCTGATCACCAAGAAGAATCCGGGGCAGGCGCAGAGCGTCTTCCGGCACTCGCTGGGCCACGCCATGAGTCAGGCGGTGGGCGAGTACTACGAGCGCAAGGGTTATCCCCGTGAGGCGGTCAAGCGCGGCGTCGGCCCCAGCATCGAGAACGGCTTTTACCAGGACTTTGACCTGCCCGAACCGCTCAGCGAGGAGGAACTGCCCGAGATCGAGAAGATCATGCGCGAGATCATCGGGCGCGGGCTGGACATCACCCGCAGCGAGGTCAGCAAGGCGCAGGCGCTGGAGCAGTTCGGCTTCGATCCTTACAAGGTGGAGCTGATTTCCGAGCTGCCGGACGATCAGCCCATTACCTTCTACACGCAGGGCGACTACGTGGACCTGTGCCGGGGGCCGCACTTCCCGAACACGGGCAAATTGCCCACGGCCTTCAAGCTGACCAGCACCAGCGGCGCGTACTGGCGCGGCAACGAGAAGAACCCGATTCTCCAGCGGGTGTACGGGGTGGCCTTCGCCTCGCAAAAAGAGCTGGACGAATACCTGGAGCGGCTGGAAGAGGCCAAGCGGCGCGATCACCGCAAGCTGGGCCGCGAGCTGGAACTGTTTACCATCGATCCGCTGGTGGGCAAGGGCCTGCCGCTGTGGCTGCCCAACGGCACGATCCTGCGCGAGGAGCTGGCGGCCTTTCTCAAGGAGCAGCAGTTCCAGCGCGGCTACCAGGGCGTCATCACCCCCAATATCGGCAATCTGGAGCTGTACAAAACATCCGGGCATTACCAGAACTACTCCGACAGCAACTTCTCGCCCATCACCGTGGACGACGAGCAGTACATGCTCAAGCCGATGAACTGCCCGCACCACGTCCGCATCTACGACAGCAAGCCGCGCAGTTACCGTGACCTGCCGGTACGGCTGGCCGAGTTCGGCACGGTCTACCGCTACGAGCAGTCCGGCGAGCTGAACGGATTAACGCGGGTGCGCGGCTTCACGCAGGACGACGCCCACATCTTCTGCCGCCCGGATCAACTCAAGAAAGAGTTTCTGGACGTACTGGACCTGACCGTGCTGGTGTTGCGCACCTTCGGCATGAACGACGTGCGCTTCCGCGTCGGCACCCGTGACCCGGAGGACGACAAGTACGTGGGCGACGCCGCCAACTGGCAACTGGCGGAAGACCAGATTATTCAGGCCGTGGAGGAAGTGGGCCTGCCCTACAGCATCGAGCCGGGCGACGCCGCCTTCTATGGCCCCAAGCTGGACTTTGTGGTCAAGGACGTGCTGGGCCGCGAGTGGCAGCTGGGCACCATTCAGGTGGATTACAACCTGCCCGAGCGCTTCGACATCTCATATGTGGGCGAGGACGGTCAGGATCACCGCCCGGTGATGATCCACCGCGCCCCCTTCGGCAGCCTGGAACGTTTCGTGGGCATCCTGATCGAGCATTACGCCGGGGACTTTCCGCTGTGGCTGGCCCCGCGCCAGATCGCCATCGTGCCCATCGCGGATCGCCACAATGCCTACGCCGAGGAACTGCGCGCCGAGTTGCACGCGGCGGGTCTGCGCGCCGAGGTGGACGACAGCTCCAACCGGATGCAGGCCAAGGTGCGCAACGCCGAACTGTCCAAGATTCCCATGATTCTGGTGGTGGGCGACAAAGAGCAGGAGGCCCGGCAGGTCAGCACCCGTGAGCGCTGGCCCGACGGCCACCGCGAGCGCAAGGGCGTGCCCTTTGACGAGCTGAAGACCGAGCTGCTGGAACGCTACAAGAGCCGCAGCTAG
- a CDS encoding DsbA family protein, whose product MPFSLSSGSAVPVRGLHLLLLGASLLGCGAQAQLWQTPQVTAKQPLLAGYTAAGHVFRKKDTTFTLDVVAERVVGVLVETTNTADLARGFGVAWDMTEKDLPELQKNLTSPGVLMSALRGIVDVADEYGTSVLALRRTGVGWKAYLTLNILPESTFPRSANVTGQASAPNVIHLMSDFQCPYCQDLWTGDLAGWRKQPGQYRVVYHQFPLDFHKNAFAAAEASECAAAQGQFWPYSDRLFERFNQWTRLETVRATEKFALYAKEGGLNVAAFKTCMGKHTTQAEIKRQLASKETAFVSGTPTVYLNGIRLLERSAEEQQAVLAVTRAVPSAGTVIEGRLRAFR is encoded by the coding sequence GTGCCTTTCTCCCTCTCCTCCGGTTCTGCCGTCCCTGTGCGTGGTCTGCACCTTCTCTTGCTGGGCGCCAGTCTGCTGGGCTGCGGCGCGCAGGCGCAACTGTGGCAGACGCCGCAGGTCACGGCGAAACAGCCGCTGCTGGCGGGGTACACCGCTGCGGGCCATGTCTTCAGGAAGAAAGACACCACCTTCACGCTGGACGTGGTGGCCGAGCGGGTGGTGGGCGTGCTGGTGGAGACCACCAACACCGCCGACCTGGCACGCGGGTTCGGCGTGGCCTGGGACATGACCGAGAAGGACCTGCCAGAACTGCAAAAAAACCTGACCTCGCCGGGCGTTCTGATGTCTGCTCTCCGGGGAATTGTCGATGTGGCCGACGAGTACGGCACCAGTGTCCTCGCGTTGCGGCGAACCGGAGTGGGCTGGAAGGCGTACCTGACCCTCAACATCCTGCCCGAAAGCACCTTTCCCCGCAGCGCCAACGTGACCGGGCAGGCCAGCGCCCCCAACGTCATCCACCTCATGAGCGACTTTCAGTGTCCGTACTGCCAGGACCTGTGGACCGGCGATCTGGCGGGATGGCGCAAACAGCCGGGCCAGTACCGCGTCGTGTACCACCAGTTTCCGCTGGATTTCCACAAGAATGCCTTCGCCGCCGCCGAAGCCTCCGAGTGCGCCGCCGCCCAGGGGCAGTTCTGGCCGTACTCGGACCGTCTGTTCGAGCGTTTCAACCAGTGGACCCGTCTGGAGACTGTCAGGGCCACCGAGAAATTTGCCCTCTACGCCAAAGAGGGCGGGCTGAACGTCGCCGCCTTCAAAACGTGCATGGGCAAACACACCACCCAGGCCGAAATCAAACGGCAGCTGGCCAGCAAGGAAACCGCCTTCGTGAGCGGCACGCCGACGGTCTATCTGAACGGCATCAGGCTGCTGGAACGCAGCGCGGAGGAACAGCAAGCGGTGCTGGCCGTGACCCGCGCCGTGCCCAGCGCCGGGACTGTGATCGAGGGGCGACTCAGGGCGTTCCGTTAA